A DNA window from Pseudomonas tohonis contains the following coding sequences:
- a CDS encoding multifunctional CCA addition/repair protein, whose amino-acid sequence MQIYKVGGAVRDRLLQRPVTEVDWVVVGATAEEMLEQGFKPVGADFPVFLHPHSGEEYALARTERKSGRGYGGFTFFASPDVSLEEDLIRRDLTVNAIAEDEHGVLVDPYGGQRDLERRILRHVSPAFAEDPLRVLRVARFAARYAPLGFTVAEETLALMREIAESGELDALTPERSWKEISRALMEPRPDVFIQVLRDCGALKAWMPELDALFGVPQPEQHHPEVDSGLHVLAVLQQCAEHEQPLAVRWACLLHDLGKGETPEEEWPRHIAHEQRGLKLIQQVNERCKAPRDCQELAMLVGEFHTHAHRAQELRASTLSELLARFDVYRRPQRFEEFIAACEMDARGRHGLEQREYPQANYLRGAASAARAVAVQPLLEKGYKGAELGEALKLERLKALKAYKEGAGKA is encoded by the coding sequence ATGCAGATATACAAGGTGGGCGGCGCGGTTCGTGACCGGCTGTTGCAGCGCCCGGTCACGGAAGTGGACTGGGTCGTCGTTGGCGCAACCGCTGAAGAAATGCTCGAGCAGGGCTTCAAGCCCGTGGGCGCGGATTTCCCGGTGTTCCTTCATCCGCACAGTGGCGAGGAGTACGCACTGGCGCGCACCGAGCGCAAGAGCGGGCGTGGCTATGGCGGTTTCACCTTCTTCGCCAGCCCGGACGTCAGCCTCGAAGAGGACCTGATCCGCCGCGACCTCACCGTCAACGCCATCGCCGAAGACGAGCACGGCGTGCTGGTCGACCCCTATGGCGGCCAGCGCGACCTGGAGCGGCGCATCCTCCGCCACGTTTCCCCCGCCTTCGCCGAGGACCCGTTGCGCGTACTGCGCGTCGCCCGCTTCGCCGCACGCTATGCGCCACTGGGCTTCACGGTGGCCGAAGAAACCCTGGCGCTGATGCGTGAGATCGCCGAGTCCGGCGAGCTGGACGCCCTGACACCCGAACGCAGCTGGAAGGAAATCTCCCGCGCCCTGATGGAGCCCCGCCCGGACGTATTCATCCAGGTGCTGCGCGACTGTGGCGCGCTCAAGGCCTGGATGCCGGAGCTCGACGCCCTGTTCGGCGTCCCCCAGCCCGAGCAGCACCACCCGGAAGTGGATTCCGGCCTGCACGTGCTCGCCGTTCTGCAGCAGTGCGCCGAGCATGAGCAACCCCTCGCCGTGCGCTGGGCCTGCCTGCTGCATGACCTGGGCAAGGGCGAGACGCCGGAGGAGGAATGGCCCCGGCACATCGCCCATGAACAGCGCGGCCTGAAGCTGATCCAGCAGGTAAACGAACGCTGCAAGGCACCTCGTGACTGCCAGGAGCTGGCGATGCTGGTGGGCGAGTTCCATACCCACGCCCATCGCGCGCAGGAACTCCGCGCATCGACACTGTCCGAGCTACTGGCGCGCTTCGACGTCTACCGCCGTCCCCAGCGCTTCGAGGAATTCATCGCGGCCTGCGAGATGGACGCCCGTGGCCGTCACGGCCTCGAGCAGCGCGAATACCCTCAAGCCAACTACCTGCGGGGCGCCGCCTCGGCCGCACGCGCAGTCGCGGTCCAGCCCCTGCTGGAGAAGGGCTACAAGGGTGCCGAACTGGGCGAGGCGCTCAAGCTCGAGCGCCTGAAAGCGCTGAAGGCCTACAAGGAAGGCGCGGGGAAGGCCTGA
- a CDS encoding SpoVR family protein, with protein sequence MTATEKKRQPISTGSEWTFDLIRTYDREIGRLAERYALDTYPNQIEVITAEQMMDAYASVGMPLGYHHWSYGKHFLATEKGYSRGQMGLAYEIVINSDPCIAYLMEENTITMQALVIAHACYGHNSFFKGNYLFRTWTDASSIIDYLVFAKQYIMQCEERHGIDAVEDLLDSCHALMNYGVDRYKRPYPISAEEERRRQKEREEHLQKQINDLWRTIPKGAGKGGDKDNRRFPSEPQENILYFIEKHAPLLEPWQREIVRIVRKIAQYFYPQRQTQVMNEGWATFWHYTLMNDLYDEGLVTEGFMLEFLQSHTSVVFQPGFDSPYYSGINPYALGFAMYRDIRRICEEPTEEDKRWFPDIAGGDWLSTIKFAMKSFKDESFILQYLSPKVIRDFKLFSILDDDQKDELLVPAIHDEPGYRQIRETLAAQYNLGNREPNVQIWNVDRRGDRSLTLRHQQHDRKPLGESTEEVLRHLHRLWGFDIHLETMNGEQITGTHHVPPKGERSEDGEYPRLDLVIPPI encoded by the coding sequence ATGACCGCCACAGAAAAGAAGAGGCAGCCCATCTCCACGGGTTCCGAGTGGACTTTCGACCTGATCCGCACCTACGACCGCGAGATCGGCCGGCTGGCCGAGCGCTATGCGCTTGACACCTACCCCAACCAGATCGAAGTCATCACCGCCGAGCAGATGATGGATGCCTACGCCTCCGTGGGCATGCCGCTGGGCTACCACCACTGGTCCTACGGCAAGCACTTCCTGGCCACGGAGAAGGGCTATTCCCGCGGGCAGATGGGCCTGGCCTACGAGATCGTGATCAACTCCGACCCCTGCATCGCCTACCTGATGGAAGAGAACACCATCACCATGCAGGCGCTGGTGATCGCCCACGCCTGCTACGGCCACAACAGCTTCTTCAAGGGCAACTACCTGTTCCGCACCTGGACCGATGCCAGCTCGATCATCGACTACCTGGTGTTCGCCAAGCAGTACATCATGCAGTGCGAGGAACGCCACGGCATCGACGCGGTGGAAGACCTGCTGGACTCCTGCCACGCCCTGATGAACTACGGCGTCGACCGCTACAAGCGCCCCTACCCGATCTCCGCCGAAGAAGAGCGGCGCCGGCAGAAGGAGCGCGAAGAGCATCTGCAGAAACAGATCAACGACCTCTGGCGCACCATTCCCAAGGGCGCGGGCAAGGGCGGCGACAAGGACAACCGGCGCTTCCCGTCGGAGCCCCAGGAGAACATCCTCTACTTCATCGAGAAGCACGCGCCACTGCTCGAACCCTGGCAACGCGAGATCGTGCGCATCGTGCGCAAGATCGCCCAGTACTTCTACCCGCAACGCCAGACCCAGGTCATGAACGAAGGCTGGGCCACCTTCTGGCACTACACCCTGATGAACGACCTCTACGACGAAGGCCTGGTTACCGAGGGCTTCATGCTCGAGTTCCTCCAGTCCCACACCAGCGTCGTGTTCCAGCCCGGCTTCGACAGCCCCTACTACAGCGGCATCAACCCTTACGCGCTGGGCTTCGCCATGTACCGCGACATCCGCCGCATATGCGAAGAGCCCACCGAGGAGGACAAGCGCTGGTTCCCCGATATCGCCGGTGGCGACTGGCTCTCCACCATCAAGTTCGCCATGAAGAGCTTCAAGGACGAGAGCTTCATCCTCCAGTACCTCTCACCCAAGGTGATCCGCGACTTCAAGCTGTTCAGCATCCTCGACGACGATCAGAAGGACGAGTTGCTGGTACCCGCCATCCATGACGAACCCGGCTACCGGCAGATCCGCGAGACGCTCGCCGCCCAGTACAACCTCGGCAACCGCGAGCCGAACGTGCAGATCTGGAACGTCGACCGCCGCGGCGACCGCTCCCTGACCCTTCGCCACCAACAGCACGATCGCAAGCCGCTCGGCGAATCCACCGAAGAGGTGCTGCGCCACCTGCACCGCCTATGGGGCTTCGACATCCACCTGGAGACCATGAACGGCGAGCAGATCACCGGCACCCACCACGTACCGCCCAAGGGCGAGCGCAGCGAAGACGGCGAATACCCGCGACTGGACCTGGTCATCCCGCCCATTTGA
- a CDS encoding YeaH/YhbH family protein, which produces MSYVIDRRLNGKNKSTVNRQRFLRRYRDHIKKAVEEAVSRRSITDMEHGEQISIPGRDIDEPVLHHGRGGRQTIVHPGNKEFTTGERIPRPQGGGAGRGSGKASNSGEGMDEFVFQITQEEFLDFMFEDLELPNLVKRHLTGSDTFKTVRAGISNEGNPSRINIIRTLRSAHARRIALSGSSRAKLRIAREELARLKREEPDNFGDIQELEAEILKLRARIERVPFLDTFDLKYNLLVKQPNPSSKAVMFCLMDVSGSMTQATKDIAKRFFILLYLFLKRNYDKIEVVFIRHHTSAREVDEEEFFYSRETGGTIVSSALKLMQEIMAERYPVNEWNIYAAQASDGDNWNDDSPICRDILIKQIMPFVQYYTYVEITPREHQALWFEYEQVCDAFADTFAQQQIVTAGDIYPVFRELFQRRLVN; this is translated from the coding sequence ATGAGCTACGTGATCGACCGACGCCTGAATGGCAAGAACAAGAGCACGGTTAACCGCCAGCGCTTTCTCAGGCGGTACCGCGACCACATCAAGAAAGCGGTGGAGGAAGCGGTCAGCCGCCGTTCCATCACCGACATGGAGCATGGCGAGCAGATCAGCATCCCCGGCCGGGATATCGACGAGCCGGTGCTGCACCATGGCCGTGGCGGGCGCCAGACCATTGTCCATCCCGGCAACAAGGAATTCACCACCGGCGAACGCATTCCACGTCCCCAGGGCGGCGGAGCGGGCCGTGGCAGCGGCAAGGCGAGCAACTCCGGCGAAGGCATGGACGAGTTCGTCTTCCAGATCACCCAGGAGGAGTTCCTCGACTTCATGTTCGAGGACCTCGAACTGCCCAACCTGGTGAAACGCCACCTCACCGGCAGTGACACCTTCAAGACCGTACGCGCCGGCATCAGCAACGAGGGCAACCCCTCGCGCATCAACATCATCCGTACCCTGCGCTCGGCCCACGCCAGGCGTATCGCGCTTTCCGGCTCCAGCCGCGCCAAGCTGCGCATCGCCCGCGAAGAGCTCGCCCGCCTCAAGCGGGAGGAACCGGACAACTTCGGCGACATACAGGAACTGGAAGCCGAGATCCTCAAGCTGCGTGCACGCATCGAGCGGGTGCCGTTCCTCGACACCTTCGACCTCAAGTACAACCTGCTGGTCAAGCAGCCCAACCCCAGCTCCAAGGCCGTGATGTTCTGCCTGATGGACGTCTCGGGCTCCATGACCCAGGCGACCAAGGACATCGCCAAGCGCTTCTTCATCCTGCTGTACCTGTTCCTCAAGCGGAACTACGACAAGATCGAAGTCGTGTTCATCCGCCACCACACCAGCGCCCGCGAGGTCGATGAGGAGGAATTCTTCTACTCCCGCGAGACCGGCGGCACCATCGTCTCCAGCGCCCTCAAGCTGATGCAGGAGATCATGGCCGAGCGCTACCCCGTCAACGAATGGAACATCTACGCAGCCCAGGCTTCGGACGGCGACAACTGGAACGACGACTCGCCCATCTGCCGGGACATCCTGATCAAGCAGATCATGCCCTTCGTGCAGTACTACACCTACGTAGAGATCACCCCACGCGAGCACCAGGCGCTCTGGTTCGAGTACGAGCAGGTCTGCGACGCCTTCGCCGACACCTTCGCCCAGCAGCAGATCGTCACCGCTGGCGACATCTACCCGGTGTTCCGCGAACTGTTCCAGCGCCGACTGGTTAACTGA
- a CDS encoding PrkA family serine protein kinase, with translation MSIFSHFQQRFEATRQEEYSLQEYLDLCKQDRSAYATAAERMLMAIGEPELLDTSADSRLSRIFSNKVIRRYPAFADFHGMEDCIDQIVAFFRHAAQGLEEKKQILYLLGPVGGGKSSLAEKLKQLIEKVPFYAIKGSPVFESPLGLFNATEDGAILEEDYGIPRRYLSTIMSPWATKRLAEFGGDISQFRVVKLYPSILNQIAVAKTEPGDENNQDISALVGKVDIRKLEEFPQNDADAYSYSGALCRANQGLMEFVEMFKAPIKVLHPLLTATQEGNYNSTEGLGAIPFQGILLAHSNESEWHSFRNNKNNEAFIDRIYIVKVPYCLRVTDEIKIYDKLLANSSLAHAHCAPDTLKMLAQFSALSRLKEPENSNIYSKMRVYDGENLKDTDPKAKSIQEYRDAAGVDEGMNGLSTRFAFKILSKVFNFDPHEVAANPVHLLYVLEQQIEQEQFPAEVRERYLRYIKEYLAPRYIEFIGKEIQTAYLESYSEYGQNIFDRYVLYADFWIQDQEYRDPETGEILNRVALNEELEKIEKPAGISNPKDFRNEIVNFVLRARANNNGKNPTWLSYEKLRVVIEKKMFSNTEDLLPVISFNAKGSKDEQQKHNDFVKRMVERGYTEKQVRLLSEWYLRVRKSQ, from the coding sequence ATGAGCATTTTCAGCCACTTCCAACAACGCTTCGAGGCGACCCGCCAGGAGGAATATTCCCTTCAGGAATATCTCGACCTGTGCAAGCAGGACCGCAGCGCCTATGCCACCGCAGCCGAGCGCATGCTCATGGCCATCGGTGAACCGGAGCTGCTGGATACCTCCGCCGACTCGCGGCTTTCGCGGATCTTCTCCAACAAGGTGATACGCCGTTACCCGGCTTTCGCCGACTTCCACGGCATGGAAGACTGCATCGACCAGATCGTCGCCTTCTTCCGCCATGCGGCGCAGGGCCTGGAAGAGAAGAAACAGATCCTCTACCTCCTGGGCCCGGTCGGCGGCGGCAAGTCGTCCCTGGCCGAGAAGCTCAAACAACTGATCGAGAAAGTGCCCTTCTACGCCATCAAGGGCTCGCCGGTGTTCGAATCGCCCCTGGGGCTGTTCAACGCCACCGAGGACGGCGCCATTCTCGAAGAGGACTACGGGATCCCCCGCCGCTACCTCTCCACCATCATGTCGCCCTGGGCCACCAAACGCCTCGCCGAGTTCGGCGGCGACATCAGCCAGTTTCGCGTGGTCAAGCTCTATCCCTCGATCCTCAACCAGATCGCCGTGGCCAAGACCGAGCCCGGCGACGAGAACAACCAGGACATCTCCGCCCTGGTGGGCAAGGTGGATATCCGCAAGCTGGAGGAATTCCCGCAGAACGACGCCGACGCCTACAGCTACTCGGGCGCACTGTGCCGGGCCAACCAGGGCCTGATGGAATTCGTCGAGATGTTCAAGGCACCGATCAAGGTGCTGCACCCGTTGCTGACCGCCACCCAGGAAGGCAACTACAACAGCACCGAGGGGCTAGGGGCCATCCCCTTCCAGGGCATCCTGCTGGCCCACTCCAACGAGTCGGAATGGCACAGCTTCCGCAACAACAAGAACAACGAGGCGTTCATCGACCGCATCTACATCGTCAAGGTGCCCTACTGCCTGCGCGTCACCGACGAGATCAAGATCTACGACAAGCTGCTGGCCAACAGCTCGCTGGCCCACGCCCACTGCGCGCCCGACACCCTGAAGATGCTCGCCCAGTTCTCCGCCCTGTCACGCCTGAAGGAACCCGAGAACTCCAACATCTACTCGAAGATGCGCGTCTATGACGGCGAGAACCTCAAGGACACCGACCCCAAGGCCAAGTCGATCCAGGAATACCGCGACGCCGCTGGCGTCGACGAAGGCATGAACGGCCTGTCGACCCGCTTCGCCTTCAAGATCCTGTCCAAGGTGTTCAACTTCGACCCGCATGAGGTCGCCGCCAACCCGGTGCACCTGCTCTACGTGCTCGAACAGCAGATCGAGCAGGAACAGTTCCCCGCCGAAGTGCGCGAGCGCTACCTGCGCTACATCAAGGAATACCTCGCCCCGCGCTATATCGAGTTCATTGGCAAGGAAATCCAGACCGCCTACCTCGAGTCGTACAGCGAGTACGGCCAGAACATCTTCGACCGCTATGTGCTCTACGCCGACTTCTGGATCCAGGACCAGGAATACCGCGATCCGGAGACCGGTGAAATCCTCAACCGCGTCGCCCTCAACGAGGAGCTGGAGAAGATCGAGAAACCGGCCGGAATCAGCAACCCGAAGGACTTCCGCAACGAGATCGTCAACTTCGTGCTGCGCGCCCGGGCCAACAACAACGGCAAGAACCCCACCTGGCTCAGCTACGAGAAGCTGCGGGTGGTGATCGAGAAGAAAATGTTCTCCAACACCGAGGACCTGCTGCCGGTCATCAGCTTCAACGCCAAGGGCAGCAAGGACGAACAGCAGAAGCACAACGATTTCGTCAAACGCATGGTCGAGCGCGGCTACACCGAGAAACAGGTTCGCCTGCTGTCCGAGTGGTACCTGCGGGTACGCAAGTCGCAGTAA
- the glpE gene encoding thiosulfate sulfurtransferase GlpE, whose translation MSEFQRIPPERAQALREQGAQVVDIRDPQSYANGHIAGSQHLDNYSLADFIAKADLDKPLIVTCYHGNSSQGAAAYLVGQGFSDVYSLDGGFELWRATYPDEVAQGSAE comes from the coding sequence ATGAGCGAATTCCAGCGTATCCCCCCGGAGCGCGCCCAGGCGCTGCGCGAGCAGGGCGCCCAGGTGGTCGACATCCGTGACCCGCAGAGCTACGCCAACGGCCACATCGCCGGGTCGCAGCACCTGGACAACTACTCCCTGGCCGACTTCATCGCCAAGGCCGACCTCGACAAGCCATTGATCGTCACCTGCTACCACGGCAATTCCAGCCAGGGAGCCGCGGCCTACCTCGTGGGCCAGGGCTTCTCCGATGTCTACAGCCTGGACGGCGGCTTCGAGCTCTGGCGCGCCACCTACCCCGATGAAGTCGCCCAAGGCAGCGCCGAGTAA
- a CDS encoding symmetrical bis(5'-nucleosyl)-tetraphosphatase, with product MTVYAVGDLQGCLTPLECLLERVAFDPARDRLWLVGDLVNRGPQSLETLRFLYAMRDSLTCVLGNHDLHLLAVAHNTERLKKSDTLREIIEAPDAADLLDWLRRQKLVHYDEQRDIAMVHAGIPPNWTLAKALKRAAEVEEVLLDDARLPLFLDGMYGNEPSKWESDLQGIARLRVITNYFTRMRFCTADGTLDLKSKEGVDTAPPGYAPWFSHPGRKTRGQKIIFGHWAALEGKCDEPGLYALDTGCVWGGAMTLLNVDSGERISCSCEENKA from the coding sequence ATGACGGTTTACGCAGTCGGCGACCTCCAGGGCTGCCTCACCCCGCTCGAGTGCCTGCTCGAACGCGTCGCCTTCGACCCCGCCCGCGACCGCCTGTGGCTGGTCGGCGACCTGGTCAATCGCGGCCCGCAGTCCCTGGAGACCTTGCGTTTCCTGTACGCCATGCGCGACAGCCTGACCTGCGTGCTCGGCAACCACGACCTCCACCTGCTGGCAGTGGCACACAACACCGAACGCCTGAAGAAGTCCGACACCCTGCGCGAGATCATCGAGGCCCCCGATGCCGCGGACCTGCTCGACTGGCTGCGCCGACAGAAGCTGGTGCACTACGACGAGCAGCGCGACATCGCCATGGTGCACGCCGGGATTCCGCCCAACTGGACCCTGGCCAAGGCACTGAAACGCGCCGCCGAGGTGGAGGAAGTCCTGCTGGACGATGCGCGCCTGCCGCTCTTCCTTGACGGGATGTACGGCAACGAGCCGTCGAAATGGGAGAGTGACCTGCAAGGCATTGCCCGCCTGCGGGTCATCACCAACTATTTCACCCGCATGCGCTTCTGCACGGCCGATGGCACCCTGGACCTCAAGAGCAAGGAAGGCGTCGACACCGCACCACCCGGCTACGCCCCCTGGTTCAGCCACCCGGGACGAAAGACCCGCGGCCAGAAGATCATCTTCGGCCACTGGGCGGCACTGGAAGGCAAGTGCGACGAACCCGGCCTCTACGCCCTCGACACCGGTTGTGTCTGGGGCGGGGCCATGACCCTGCTGAACGTCGACAGCGGCGAACGCATCAGCTGCAGTTGCGAGGAGAACAAAGCATGA
- the apaG gene encoding Co2+/Mg2+ efflux protein ApaG translates to MPDSRYLVAVSVTTRFLPEQSQPEQSRFAFSYTVTIRNEGELPAKLVSRHWVITDGDGHVQEVRGAGVVGQQPLIEPGASHVYSSGTVMATRVGTMQGSYQMVAEDGKRFDAEIAPFRLAVPGALH, encoded by the coding sequence GTGCCCGATTCCCGCTACCTGGTCGCCGTCAGCGTCACCACCCGCTTCCTCCCGGAGCAGTCGCAGCCCGAACAGAGCCGCTTCGCCTTCTCCTACACCGTGACCATTCGCAATGAAGGCGAGTTACCGGCCAAGCTGGTATCGCGCCACTGGGTGATCACCGATGGCGACGGCCATGTGCAGGAAGTGCGCGGTGCCGGCGTGGTCGGCCAGCAGCCGCTGATCGAACCGGGCGCGAGCCACGTCTACAGCAGCGGCACCGTGATGGCGACCCGCGTCGGCACCATGCAGGGCAGCTACCAGATGGTCGCCGAGGACGGCAAGCGCTTCGACGCCGAGATCGCCCCCTTCCGCCTGGCCGTACCCGGCGCGCTGCACTGA
- the rsmA gene encoding 16S rRNA (adenine(1518)-N(6)/adenine(1519)-N(6))-dimethyltransferase RsmA yields MSEYQHRARKRFGQNFLHDAGVIHRILRAIHAKEGEHLVEIGPGQGALTEGLLGSGAQLDVIELDLDLIPILQGKFGTEPRFRLNQGDALKFDFAQLDTTPNNLRVVGNLPYNISTPLIFHLLGNAHLIRDMHFMLQKEVVERLAAEPGGGDWGRLSIMVQYHCRVEHLFNVGPGAFNPPPKVDSAIVRLVPHEVLPHPAKDHRLLERVVREAFNQRRKTLRNTLKGLLDSNAIEAAGVDGGLRPEQLDLAAFVRLADKLAEQTSGA; encoded by the coding sequence ATGTCCGAATACCAACACCGCGCACGCAAGCGCTTCGGCCAGAACTTCCTGCATGACGCCGGCGTCATCCACCGCATCCTGCGCGCCATCCACGCGAAGGAAGGCGAACACCTGGTGGAGATCGGCCCGGGCCAGGGCGCACTGACCGAGGGCCTGCTCGGCAGCGGTGCACAGCTCGACGTCATCGAGCTGGATCTCGACCTGATTCCCATCCTGCAGGGCAAGTTCGGTACCGAGCCGCGCTTCCGCCTGAACCAGGGCGACGCCCTCAAGTTCGACTTCGCCCAGCTCGACACCACGCCCAACAACCTGCGCGTGGTGGGCAACCTGCCCTACAACATCTCCACCCCGCTGATCTTCCACTTGCTGGGTAACGCCCACCTGATACGCGACATGCATTTCATGTTGCAGAAGGAGGTGGTCGAGCGCCTGGCCGCAGAGCCCGGCGGTGGCGACTGGGGTCGCCTGTCGATCATGGTCCAGTACCACTGCCGCGTGGAGCACCTGTTCAACGTCGGCCCCGGCGCCTTCAATCCGCCGCCCAAGGTGGACTCGGCCATCGTCCGCCTGGTACCCCATGAAGTGCTGCCGCATCCGGCCAAGGACCACCGCCTGCTGGAGCGCGTGGTGCGCGAAGCCTTCAACCAGCGCCGCAAGACCCTGCGCAACACCCTCAAGGGCCTGCTCGACAGCAACGCCATCGAGGCGGCCGGCGTGGATGGCGGCCTGCGTCCCGAACAGCTGGACCTGGCGGCCTTCGTGCGCCTGGCCGACAAGCTGGCCGAACAGACATCGGGCGCATGA
- the pdxA gene encoding 4-hydroxythreonine-4-phosphate dehydrogenase PdxA, with translation MPLPRFALTPGEPAGIGPDLCLLLSRERQPYPLIAIASQALLQERASQLGLDIGVIPVSHDAWPDRPAEAGSLYVWDTPLQAPVQPGVLDRANAGYVLDTLTRAGKGCLDGHFAGMITAPVHKGVINEAGIAFSGHTEFLAELTQTQQVVMMLATRGLRVALVTTHLPLKDVAAAITTERLERVTRILHADLVEKFGLPTPRILVCGLNPHAGEGGHLGREEIEVIEPCLQRLRHEGLNLVGPLPADTLFTPKHLEHCDAVLAMYHDQGLPVLKYKGFGAAVNVTLGLPIIRTSVDHGTALDLAGTGRIDGGSLQVALETAYEMAASRS, from the coding sequence ATGCCCCTTCCCCGCTTCGCCCTCACCCCTGGTGAACCCGCCGGCATCGGCCCGGACCTCTGCCTGCTCCTGTCCCGCGAACGCCAGCCCTACCCGCTGATCGCCATCGCCAGCCAGGCACTGCTGCAAGAGCGCGCCAGCCAGCTCGGCCTCGATATCGGCGTCATCCCCGTATCACACGACGCCTGGCCCGACCGCCCCGCAGAAGCGGGATCGCTCTATGTCTGGGACACCCCGCTGCAAGCCCCCGTCCAGCCCGGCGTGCTCGATCGCGCCAATGCCGGCTACGTGCTCGACACCCTGACCCGTGCAGGCAAGGGCTGCCTGGATGGCCACTTCGCCGGAATGATCACGGCGCCCGTGCACAAGGGTGTGATCAACGAGGCCGGAATCGCCTTCTCCGGCCACACGGAGTTCCTCGCCGAACTGACCCAAACCCAGCAGGTGGTGATGATGCTCGCCACCCGTGGCCTGCGCGTCGCCCTGGTGACCACCCACCTGCCGCTCAAGGACGTTGCCGCCGCGATCACGACCGAGCGCCTGGAGCGGGTCACCCGCATCCTGCACGCTGACCTGGTGGAGAAGTTCGGCCTGCCCACACCCCGTATCCTGGTCTGCGGCCTCAATCCCCATGCGGGGGAAGGCGGCCACCTGGGACGCGAGGAGATCGAAGTCATCGAGCCCTGCCTGCAACGCCTTCGCCACGAGGGCCTGAACCTGGTCGGCCCGCTCCCGGCCGACACCCTGTTCACACCCAAGCACCTGGAGCACTGCGATGCGGTGCTGGCCATGTACCACGACCAGGGCCTGCCGGTGCTGAAATACAAGGGCTTCGGCGCGGCGGTGAACGTCACCCTCGGCCTGCCGATCATCCGCACCTCGGTCGACCACGGCACCGCCCTCGACCTGGCCGGAACGGGGCGCATCGACGGCGGCAGCCTGCAGGTGGCGCTGGAGACGGCCTACGAGATGGCAGCCAGCCGTAGCTGA
- a CDS encoding peptidylprolyl isomerase yields the protein MKTKLSDCLRPLLLGALFLGSAVHAEVQSIDRVVAIVDNDVIMQSQLDQRIHEVQQTIAKRGSALPPEHVLGQQVLERLIIENIQLQIGDRSGIRITDEELNQAIEAIAQRNGMSVDQFRGALAQDGLSYEDARDQVRREMVISRVRQRRVAERIQVTDQEVQNFLASDLGKMQLSEEFHLANILIPVADGSSPETIQAADRQAKDLYQQLQQGADFAQLAISRSAGETALEGGEIGWRKAAQLPPPFDGMVSALSPGEVTEPVRTPGGFIILKLLEKRGGSTQVRDEVHVRHILLKPSEIRSEADTERLAERLYQRIQSGEDFAELAKNFSEDPGSALNGGDLNWIDPNALVPEFREVMAKTPAGQLSRPFKSPYGWHVLEVLGRRATDSADQMREQQAINVLRNRKYDEELQAWLRQIRDEAYVETKL from the coding sequence GTGAAGACCAAGCTTTCTGATTGTCTCCGCCCGCTGCTGTTGGGCGCCCTGTTCCTGGGTAGTGCCGTGCATGCCGAGGTCCAGTCGATCGACCGCGTCGTGGCCATCGTCGACAACGACGTGATCATGCAGAGCCAGCTCGACCAGCGCATCCACGAGGTGCAGCAGACCATCGCCAAGCGCGGGTCTGCCCTGCCCCCCGAGCACGTGCTGGGCCAGCAGGTGCTGGAACGCCTGATCATCGAGAACATCCAGCTGCAGATCGGCGACCGTTCCGGCATCCGCATCACCGATGAGGAGCTGAACCAGGCCATCGAGGCCATCGCCCAGCGCAACGGCATGAGCGTCGATCAGTTCCGTGGTGCCCTGGCTCAAGACGGCCTCTCCTATGAGGACGCCCGCGACCAGGTCCGCCGCGAGATGGTCATCAGCCGCGTGCGCCAGCGCCGCGTCGCCGAGCGCATCCAGGTCACCGACCAGGAAGTGCAGAACTTCCTCGCCTCCGACCTGGGCAAGATGCAGCTCTCCGAGGAATTCCACCTGGCCAATATCCTGATCCCGGTCGCGGACGGCTCCTCGCCCGAGACCATCCAGGCCGCCGACCGCCAGGCGAAGGATCTTTACCAGCAACTGCAACAGGGCGCCGACTTCGCCCAGCTGGCGATCTCCCGCTCCGCCGGCGAAACCGCCCTGGAAGGCGGCGAGATCGGCTGGCGCAAGGCCGCCCAGCTGCCGCCCCCCTTCGATGGCATGGTCAGCGCCCTCTCTCCGGGTGAAGTGACCGAACCGGTGCGCACGCCGGGTGGCTTCATCATCCTCAAGCTCCTGGAAAAGCGCGGCGGCAGCACCCAGGTGCGTGACGAGGTGCATGTGCGCCACATCCTGCTCAAGCCCAGCGAGATCCGCAGCGAAGCCGACACCGAACGCCTGGCCGAGCGCCTCTATCAGCGCATCCAGTCCGGCGAGGACTTCGCCGAGCTGGCGAAGAACTTCTCCGAGGACCCGGGTTCGGCGCTCAACGGTGGCGACCTGAACTGGATCGACCCCAACGCCCTGGTGCCCGAGTTCCGCGAAGTCATGGCCAAGACGCCGGCAGGCCAGCTGTCCCGCCCGTTCAAGAGCCCCTACGGCTGGCACGTTCTGGAAGTGCTCGGTCGCCGCGCCACCGACAGCGCCGACCAGATGCGCGAGCAGCAGGCGATCAACGTCCTGCGCAACCGCAAGTACGACGAAGAGCTGCAGGCCTGGCTGCGCCAGATCCGCGACGAGGCGTACGTCGAAACCAAGCTCTGA